Proteins encoded within one genomic window of Procambarus clarkii isolate CNS0578487 chromosome 31, FALCON_Pclarkii_2.0, whole genome shotgun sequence:
- the LOC123758824 gene encoding uncharacterized protein: MPGGGGAVSVPVDHCCCWCGSELGLAIMRVLNALVVMAAMVCGILAELGHGAGAYGSGGGHGGGGHGGSSGGIVRAQLVGSHTSTSGGGGGHGGGGDYRAARQGPSIVRAELVGSHTSTSGGGGGHGGGGGDYRAARQGPSIVRAELVGSHTSTSGGGGGHGGGGDYRAARQGPSIVRAELVGSHTSTSGGGGGHGGGGGDYRAARQGPSIVRAELVGSHTSTSGGGGGHGGGGGDYRAARQGPSIVRAELVGSHTSTTGGGGGHGGGGGDYRAARQGPSIVRAELVGSHTSTSGGGGGHGGGGGDYRAARQGPSIVRAELVGSHTSSSGSIGGGSIGGGSIGGGSYGAKSGWYKCLEDEEEQCQSSLITAAGEGASQALPNMRVLNALVVMAAMVCGILAELGHGAGAYGSGGGHGGGGHGGGGHGGSSGGIVRAQLVGSHTSTSGGGGGHGGGGDYRAARQGPSIVRAELVGSHTSTSGGGGGHGGGGGDYRAARQGPSIVRAELVGSHTSTSGGGGGHGGGGGDYRAARQGPSIVRAELVGSHTSTSGGGGGHGGGGGDYRAARQGPSIVRAELVGSHTSTSGGGGGHGGGGGDYRAARQGPSIVRAELVGSHTSSSGSIGGGSIGGGSIGGGSIGGGSIGGGSYGAKSGW, translated from the exons ATGcctggtggaggaggagcagtGTCAGTCCCTGttgaccactgctgctgctggtgtgggaGCGAGCTGGGCTTAGCAATCATGAGGGTCCTGAATGCACTC gtggtgatggcggcGATGGTGTGTGGCATCCTGGCTGAGCTTGGCCACGGTGCAGGGGCCTATGGCAGCGGTGGCGGCCATGGTGGTGGCGGTCATGGTGGAAGCTCTGGTGGTATAGTGCGTGCCCAACTTGTTGGCAGCCACACCAGCACATCAGGTGGCGGTggaggtcatggtggtggtggtgattacagAGCAGCACGTCAAGGACCAAGCATAGTCCGTGCTGAGCTTGTTGGCAGCCACACCAGCACAtcaggtggcggtggtggtcaTGGCGGCGGCGGTGGAGATTACAGAGCAGCACGTCAAGGACCAAGTATAGTCCGTGCTGAGCTTGTTGGCAGCCACACCAGCACATCAGGTGGCGGTGGAGgtcatggtggcggtggtgattaCAGAGCAGCACGTCAAGGACCAAGCATAGTCCGTGCTGAGCTTGTTGGCAGCCACACCAGCACAtcaggtggcggtggtggtcaTGGCGGCGGCGGTGGAGATTACAGAGCAGCACGTCAAGGACCAAGTATAGTCCGTGCTGAGCTTGTTGGCAGCCACACCAGCACAtcaggtggcggtggtggtcatggcggcggcggtggtgattACAGAGCAGCACGTCAAGGACCAAGTATAGTCCGTGCTGAGCTTGTTGGCAGCCACACCAGCACAacaggtggcggtggtggtcaTGGCGGCGGCGGTGGAGATTACAGAGCAGCACGTCAAGGACCAAGTATAGTCCGTGCTGAGCTTGTTGGCAGCCACACCAGCACAtcaggtggcggtggtggtcatggtggcggcggtggtgattACAGAGCAGCACGTCAAGGACCAAGCATAGTCCGTGCTGAGCTTGTTGGCAGCCACACCAGTTCCAGTGGCAGCATTGGTGGTGGCAGTATTGGTGGTGGCAGCATTGGTGGTGGAAGTTATGGTGCTAAGAGCGGATGG TATAAATGcctggaggacgaggaggagcagTGCCAGTCCTCGTTGATCACTGCTGCTGGTGAGGGAGCGAGCCAAGCGCTACCAAATATGAGGGTCCTGAATGCACTA gtggtgatggcggcGATGGTGTGTGGCATCCTGGCTGAGCTTGGCCACGGTGCAGGGGCCTATGGCAGCGGTGGCGGCCATGGAGGTGGCGGACATGGTGGTGGCGGCCATGGTGGAAGCTCTGGTGGTATAGTGCGTGCCCAACTTGTTGGCAGCCACACCAGCACATCAGGTGGCGGTGGAGgtcatggtggcggtggtgattaCAGAGCAGCACGTCAAGGACCAAGCATAGTCCGTGCTGAGCTTGTTGGGAGCCACACCAGCACATCAGGTGGCGGTGGAGGtcatggcggcggcggtggtgattACAGAGCAGCACGTCAAGGACCAAGTATAGTCCGTGCTGAGCTTGTTGGTAGCCACACCAGCACAtcaggtggcggtggtggtcatggcggcggcggtggtgattACAGAGCAGCACGTCAAGGACCAAGTATAGTCCGTGCTGAGCTTGTTGGTAGCCACACCAGCACAtcaggtggcggtggtggtcatggcggcggcggtggtgattACAGAGCAGCACGTCAAGGACCAAGCATAGTCCGTGCTGAGCTTGTTGGCAGCCACACCAGCACATCAGGCGGCGGTGGTGGTCATGGCGGCGGCGGTGGAGATTACAGAGCAGCACGTCAAGGGCCAAGTATAGTCCGTGCTGAGCTTGTTGGTAGCCACACCAGTTCCAGTGGCAGTATTGGTGGTGGCAGCATTGGTGGTGGCAGTATTGGTGGTGGCAGTATTGGTGGTGGCAGCATTGGTGGTGGAAGTTATGGTGCTAAGAGCGGATGGTAA